The Pseudomonas orientalis genome contains a region encoding:
- the tatB gene encoding Sec-independent protein translocase protein TatB: protein MFGISFSELLLVGLVALLVLGPERLPGAARTAGLWIGRLKRSFNAIKQEVEREIGADEIRRQLHNEHILSLEQETRKILSPVQEPAKPVEPVVQNSIAPVTEAAPPAPTAPTEPAPTPVASPAPHDPTLPPRAP from the coding sequence ATGTTTGGTATCAGCTTCTCTGAACTGCTGCTCGTCGGCCTCGTGGCCCTGCTGGTATTGGGCCCCGAACGCCTGCCCGGTGCGGCACGCACGGCCGGCCTGTGGATCGGGCGCCTGAAACGCAGTTTCAACGCGATCAAACAGGAAGTTGAGCGGGAAATCGGTGCCGACGAGATCCGCCGGCAATTGCACAACGAGCACATCCTGTCGTTGGAGCAGGAAACGCGCAAGATTCTGTCGCCGGTGCAGGAGCCCGCCAAACCGGTGGAACCTGTGGTCCAGAACAGTATCGCGCCTGTGACTGAAGCCGCCCCCCCGGCACCGACCGCGCCAACCGAGCCTGCGCCGACGCCCGTTGCGTCGCCCGCGCCCCATGACCCTACATTGCCGCCGCGAGCCCCATGA
- a CDS encoding twin-arginine translocase TatA/TatE family subunit: MGIFDWKHWIVILVVVVLVFGTKKLKNLGTDVGESIKGFRKAMNDDEKPAEPTANPVPPAQPVHPQAAQPITERRTFDVQAEKVEEPTRKDS, translated from the coding sequence ATGGGTATTTTTGACTGGAAACACTGGATTGTCATTCTGGTGGTCGTGGTACTGGTGTTCGGCACCAAGAAACTCAAGAACCTGGGCACCGATGTCGGCGAGTCGATCAAGGGCTTTCGCAAAGCCATGAACGACGACGAAAAGCCGGCCGAGCCCACTGCAAACCCGGTTCCACCGGCCCAGCCTGTGCACCCGCAGGCCGCCCAGCCGATCACCGAGCGTCGTACCTTCGACGTGCAGGCTGAAAAAGTCGAAGAGCCGACCCGCAAAGACTCGTGA
- the hisI gene encoding phosphoribosyl-AMP cyclohydrolase, translating into MKDWLDEIKWDSDGLVPAIAQDYKTGRVLMMAWMNREALSLTAAEQRAIYWSRSRGKLWRKGEESGHVQTLHELRLDCDADVVILKVEQIGGIACHTGRHSCFYRVFENGEWKVVEPVLKDPHAIYSAGH; encoded by the coding sequence ATGAAAGACTGGCTGGACGAGATCAAGTGGGACAGTGACGGCCTGGTGCCGGCCATTGCCCAGGACTACAAGACCGGGCGCGTGCTGATGATGGCCTGGATGAACCGCGAGGCCCTGAGCCTGACCGCCGCCGAGCAGCGCGCCATCTACTGGTCACGTTCGCGTGGCAAACTGTGGCGCAAGGGCGAAGAGTCCGGGCATGTGCAGACCCTGCATGAGTTGCGCCTGGACTGCGATGCCGACGTGGTGATCCTCAAGGTCGAACAGATCGGCGGCATCGCCTGCCACACCGGCCGTCACAGTTGCTTCTATCGCGTGTTCGAGAACGGCGAATGGAAGGTGGTGGAACCGGTGCTCAAAGACCCGCACGCCATTTATTCGGCAGGACATTGA
- the tatC gene encoding twin-arginine translocase subunit TatC translates to MSADKPENDQHMPLVSHLTELRTRLLRCVAAIFIIFAGLFAFTQQIYTFVSTPLRQYLPAGATMIATDVSSPFLTPLKLTMMVSLFLAIPVILHQIWGFIAPGLYKHEKRIAVPLLVSSILLFYTGMAFAYFLVFPLIFKFFAAATPAGVEMMTDITSYLDFVMTLFFAFGVAFEIPVAVVLLVWIGVVNVAYLKKIRPYVIIGCFVVGMILTPPDIFSQTLLAVPMWMLFEIGILFSGLISKRGEHPDDQTADDDQPPATQP, encoded by the coding sequence ATGAGCGCTGATAAACCGGAAAACGACCAGCACATGCCGCTGGTCTCGCACCTCACTGAGCTGCGTACCCGCCTGCTGCGTTGCGTAGCGGCCATCTTCATCATCTTTGCCGGGCTGTTTGCCTTCACCCAGCAGATCTATACCTTCGTCTCCACGCCGCTGCGCCAGTATCTGCCGGCCGGCGCGACGATGATCGCCACCGACGTGTCTTCGCCGTTCCTGACGCCGTTGAAGCTGACCATGATGGTCTCGCTGTTCCTGGCGATCCCGGTGATCCTGCATCAGATCTGGGGCTTCATCGCGCCGGGGCTGTACAAGCATGAGAAGCGCATCGCCGTGCCGTTGCTGGTGTCGAGCATCCTGCTGTTCTATACCGGCATGGCCTTCGCCTACTTCCTGGTGTTCCCGCTGATCTTCAAATTCTTCGCCGCCGCCACCCCGGCCGGCGTGGAAATGATGACCGACATCACCAGCTACCTCGACTTCGTGATGACGCTGTTCTTCGCCTTCGGCGTAGCCTTCGAAATTCCGGTGGCGGTGGTGTTGCTGGTGTGGATCGGCGTCGTCAACGTGGCTTACCTGAAGAAAATCCGTCCTTACGTGATCATCGGCTGCTTCGTGGTCGGCATGATCCTTACCCCGCCGGACATCTTCTCCCAGACCCTGCTGGCCGTGCCGATGTGGATGCTGTTCGAGATCGGCATCCTGTTCAGCGGCTTGATCAGCAAGCGTGGCGAGCACCCGGACGACCAGACCGCCGACGACGACCAGCCGCCAGCGACCCAGCCGTGA
- a CDS encoding phosphoribosyl-ATP diphosphatase, producing MSDTLNRVAQVLEERKGADADSSYVASLYHKGLNKILEKLGEESVETIIAAKDAQISGDCSDVIYETADLWFHSLVMLAQLGQHPQAVLDELDRRFGLSGHAEKAARPST from the coding sequence ATGAGCGATACCCTCAACCGCGTGGCCCAGGTGCTGGAAGAGCGCAAGGGCGCGGATGCCGACAGTTCCTATGTCGCCAGCCTGTATCACAAGGGTCTGAACAAGATCCTGGAAAAACTCGGCGAAGAATCCGTCGAGACGATCATTGCCGCCAAGGATGCGCAGATCAGCGGCGATTGCAGCGATGTCATCTATGAGACCGCCGACCTGTGGTTCCATAGCCTGGTCATGCTCGCCCAACTGGGGCAGCATCCACAGGCCGTGCTGGATGAACTGGACCGTCGCTTCGGCCTGTCCGGGCACGCCGAGAAGGCTGCACGCCCGTCCACCTGA
- the ubiB gene encoding ubiquinone biosynthesis regulatory protein kinase UbiB, whose product MKLLAVRRLFRIQRVVIRYRLDDLLFALPLPWFLLAVRYVLPWRWLPRRKLELSRGARVRLALQDLGPIFIKFGQILSTRRDLLPEDIADELMLLQDRVPPFDSQLSMKLIEEQLGRKISEVFSRFDVEPLASASVAQVHAAQLKSGEEVVVKVIRPGLKPIIGQDLAWLFILARAAERFSADARLLHPVDVVADYEKTIYDELDLLREAANASQLRRNFEGSQLLYVPQVYWDWCRPKVLVMERIYGVQVTDLATLADQRTDMKMLAERGVEIFFTQVFRDSFFHADMHPGNIFVSTVNPWSPQYIAIDCGIVGSLTPEDQDYLARNLFAFFKRDYRRVAQLHIDSGWVPAETKLNEFEAAIRTVCEPIFEKPLKDISFGQVLMRLFQTARRFNMEVQPQLVLLQKTLLNIEGLGRQLYPDLDLWNTAQPFLERWMRERMSPKTMLGNLHSQMEQLPHLANMTRDLLERMSQPHARDPEPPWRKRKDDWFLRLLGAAHLVGGVMLAIGGPLNQLGHWPAGIMVAVGVYLIVRR is encoded by the coding sequence ATGAAGCTGCTCGCCGTCCGCCGTTTGTTTCGTATCCAGCGCGTCGTAATCCGCTACCGCCTCGATGACCTGCTGTTTGCCCTGCCCCTGCCATGGTTCCTGCTCGCGGTGCGCTATGTGCTGCCGTGGCGCTGGTTGCCGCGCAGAAAACTGGAACTGAGCCGAGGTGCTCGCGTGCGCCTGGCGTTGCAGGACCTGGGGCCGATCTTCATCAAGTTCGGGCAGATTTTGTCGACCCGCCGCGACTTGCTGCCCGAAGACATCGCCGATGAGCTGATGCTGCTGCAGGACCGTGTGCCGCCGTTCGATTCGCAGTTGTCGATGAAGCTGATCGAAGAGCAACTGGGCAGGAAGATCAGCGAGGTGTTCAGCCGCTTCGATGTCGAGCCGCTGGCTTCGGCCTCGGTTGCGCAGGTGCATGCCGCGCAGCTCAAGAGCGGTGAAGAAGTGGTGGTGAAGGTGATTCGCCCGGGCCTCAAGCCGATCATCGGCCAGGACCTGGCGTGGCTGTTCATCCTGGCCCGCGCCGCCGAACGGTTCTCCGCCGATGCGCGCCTGCTGCATCCGGTGGATGTGGTGGCCGACTACGAAAAAACCATCTACGACGAACTCGACCTGCTGCGCGAAGCGGCCAACGCCAGCCAGCTGCGCCGCAACTTCGAAGGCTCGCAGCTGCTGTACGTGCCGCAAGTGTATTGGGACTGGTGCCGCCCCAAAGTGCTGGTGATGGAGCGCATCTACGGCGTGCAAGTCACCGACCTCGCGACCCTGGCCGACCAGCGCACCGACATGAAAATGCTCGCCGAGCGCGGCGTGGAGATTTTCTTCACCCAGGTGTTCCGCGACAGTTTCTTCCACGCCGACATGCACCCGGGCAACATCTTCGTGAGCACCGTCAACCCGTGGAGCCCGCAGTACATTGCGATCGACTGCGGCATCGTCGGCAGCCTCACGCCGGAAGACCAGGACTACCTGGCGCGTAACCTGTTCGCCTTTTTCAAGCGTGACTATCGCCGCGTGGCGCAGTTGCACATTGATTCGGGCTGGGTGCCGGCGGAAACCAAACTGAATGAATTCGAAGCGGCGATCCGCACCGTGTGCGAACCGATCTTTGAAAAACCGTTAAAGGATATTTCCTTCGGTCAGGTGCTGATGCGCCTGTTCCAGACCGCGCGGCGCTTCAATATGGAAGTGCAGCCGCAGTTGGTGCTGCTGCAGAAAACCTTGCTCAACATCGAAGGCCTGGGCCGCCAGCTGTACCCGGACCTCGATCTGTGGAACACCGCGCAGCCGTTCCTGGAACGTTGGATGCGTGAGCGGATGAGCCCGAAGACCATGCTGGGCAACCTGCACAGCCAGATGGAACAGCTGCCGCACCTGGCCAACATGACCCGCGACCTGCTTGAGCGTATGTCCCAGCCTCATGCCAGGGACCCTGAGCCGCCATGGCGCAAGCGCAAGGACGACTGGTTCCTGCGCCTGCTCGGCGCCGCGCATCTGGTGGGTGGGGTCATGCTGGCGATTGGCGGACCGTTGAATCAACTGGGCCACTGGCCGGCCGGAATCATGGTCGCCGTGGGCGTTTATCTGATCGTGCGTCGATAA